Proteins found in one Acidobacteriota bacterium genomic segment:
- a CDS encoding ZIP family magnesium transporter has translation MPAAYIWALALGILAALANIFGGLVLTGRDWERQYLRYFVAIGAGFMLGTALLEMVPQSWKLNATTTPFLLLGGYLLVHLVEHSFVAHFHFGEETHGGAFLQGQLPWSVLAGLCIHTFFDGVAIGSGFLVSSWLGWVIFIAIFMHKIPEGFTIASVMLAAGRGNRAALLSAAGIGGASVLGVGIILLYPMSLAQALPFAAGVTLYVAATDLIPEVNRESGIGMAFCVFLGVGVLALLQFLFHGI, from the coding sequence ATGCCCGCTGCGTACATCTGGGCTCTGGCGCTTGGCATTTTGGCTGCGCTGGCCAACATCTTCGGCGGCCTGGTGCTTACCGGGCGCGACTGGGAACGTCAGTACTTGCGCTACTTCGTGGCTATCGGGGCCGGTTTCATGCTCGGCACCGCACTGCTGGAAATGGTTCCGCAAAGCTGGAAGCTCAATGCCACCACCACGCCGTTCCTGTTGCTGGGAGGCTACCTGCTCGTCCATTTGGTCGAGCACAGTTTTGTCGCTCACTTTCACTTCGGAGAAGAGACGCATGGCGGCGCTTTCCTGCAAGGCCAACTGCCCTGGTCGGTGCTGGCTGGGCTTTGCATTCACACCTTTTTCGACGGCGTGGCGATCGGCAGCGGCTTTCTAGTCTCGAGCTGGCTGGGCTGGGTGATATTCATCGCCATCTTCATGCACAAAATTCCGGAGGGATTCACCATCGCCTCGGTCATGCTGGCGGCCGGACGCGGCAATCGCGCCGCGTTGCTGTCAGCGGCCGGCATCGGCGGTGCTTCGGTCCTGGGCGTCGGCATAATTCTGCTGTACCCCATGAGCCTGGCGCAGGCGCTGCCGTTTGCTGCCGGCGTGACGCTCTACGTAGCCGCCACCGACCTGATTCCAGAAGTCAACCGCGAGTCCGGCATTGGCATGGCCTTCTGCGTCTTCCTCGGCGTCGGGGTGCTGGCGCTGCTGCAGTTCCTAT